AGGTCCTGAACTACCTCGGGCGCTACACCCATCGCGTGGCGATCTCCAACAACCGCCTGGTCGACTTCGCCGATGGCGAGGTGGCCTTTGCGTGGAAGGACTACCGCCACGAATCGCGCCACAAGGTCATGCGCCTGGATGCCCAGGAGTTCGTCCGCCGCTTCCTGCTGCATGTCCTGCCCCTGGATTCCAGCGCATCCGCCACTATGGGCTCCTGGCCAACCGCTATCGCGAGACCAAGCTCGACCACTGTCGCCAGCTGCTGGCGGCACCCGCACCGGTCGTGGAGTTGCCCGATGCACCGCTGGACTATCGGGACCGCTATCAGCGCCTGACTGGCGTGTCTCTGCGCGACTGCCAGCATTGCGGTCGTGGCCAGATGGTGCGAATCGAATCCTTTCTGCCGGGAACCTTGCCGCGCGGTCCGCCGCCCATCCCCTCATGAACACAAGCCCGGCCTTCACCCCATGCGCTTCCAGATCCGTGTCGCGAAGCGATAGGTGTCCCTTTGCATGCTCACGCCCATCAATGGCGAGAGCCTCTCGCCACGCCCTCGTGGCAGCGCCAATGCACACGCCGCAGCCCCCGTTCTTCGGTGCCAGCTCAACCCAGCGCTGCAATTTCCTCAGCCTTGCGCACCTGCGCCTCGCGCTTGGACAAGTCGGTGCTGATTCAATCCCCATAGCGCACCACCACCTGGACGGCGGTTTAGTTCAACGGGATCTTTAGCCTACCGGCTGCGGAACAGGCGTCGCGGGGTTGATCAGCGTCTGCGCGCCGCAGCCGCCAGGCTAAAGACTCTCTGCATTATGCACAGCTGTACATAAAGGCTGACTGCAGCCGGTCAGGTTTTGCAGCCCAATGACAGTCGCCGCCGAAACCTGCCATTCGTCATCCTGCGAGGCGCCCAACCGCTGTAAATTCGGCAGCGGCCACTCATCAGCGATGGGCTATTGCCTGCCATGCGTTGCCCTGCCAATGTCAGATGTTGTCATCGCCCAGACCTGACCCCGAGTGAGTACGTCAAAAAGAGGTCGGGTCAACAAGCCGGAAGCCGTCCAACTCCAGTTTGAAAGTGTCCGGATATGGGGGAGACGTCACAACTTCGAACTGGAAGATGATAATTGTCTACAGAAGCGGTTGAAGTCCAGTACATTGATACGCGTGCTACTCCTTTCCATTCTTAAGCAACGGGGGCCAGCTGTTGACCTGCAGCATTCGAACCTTTTCGACCTACCTCAATGATGTCGATCGACTTCTAGAGGAAATGCCCCCGCTTTCTGCTCTGGATGGGTGCGTGAGGCGGCTGGCTAAGGTGCTGGGCTTTGATTCGGCCTGGTATGGGTTCCTGGGCTGGGAGACTTCAAGCGCGGGCAATGGCGTGCCGTCAAACTCAAGCAATACCGGCCCGGTGATGCATGGCACGGCTGCGCTGAACCTGCCGGGTGACTTCTATCAAACATGGCAGGCGATGAGCCACGAAGATCTGTTGCTTGATCAGATTCGCAAGGCCCCGAGACGAGTTGCCACGTACCTGCGAAGTCAAGCCGTGCAGACGGACGGGATGATGGCGATGGTGGATCGGTATGGCATCGGGTCCATCGCCACAGCCACCCAGATACGAACGGATCATCAAGGCTCATTGTTCTTGGCCTGTTTGCGCCATGGGGGATCGTCCGTGCGCCGCTGGCACAACGGAGAACGCGATTTTCTGTACGCATCGGTTGAGGTGTTGGACCGACAAATCCGCCAACGGGCAGACGTGACTGCCGCGACTAGCGGTGAGGGTGTTGAGCTGCTGGTCTCCGCTGCCGGGCACTGCGTCTTTGGCGGTGCCGGGTTGCTTGCCTTGGGAATGGATGCTGAGGGCCCCGTCCGCGATAAGTTGCAGGCAGCCATCCGAACGGCACTGACGCGCACCGGTCGACTCGTGGCTGATGATTTGGGACTGGTCATCACCGCGAAGCCAGCCAAAGTCGACGACGGCGCTGGACTTCGGAGAGTGCACGTCAGACCCCTGTCACCGGTCAGTCGGTTAAGCCCGCGCGAAGCGGAAGTGGCAGCACTCTTGACCCAAGGCCTCAGCCATAAACACGTCGCGCGCCATCTGGGTATTTCCCCGGCTACGGTGCGCAATCAGACGAGCCAAATCTACGACAAGCTGGGCGTCCACAACCGAGCGACGCTGGCCTCCGTCCTTGCTTCGGCCAGCCCCGACCGATCTTCGCCACCATAGGTCATTTGCATCATTCAAAAGATTGACGCTTTGCTGCAAGCTCTCTTTGCCCTGAAGTGACAGGACATAAATAAGGAGCTTGAGACATGGACTTGAAGGACTACAGCGCACATGACGCCACTGGATTGGCCGATTTGGTCAGAGCCGGAGAAGTGAGCGGAGCAGAACTCACCGACTGTGCCAACCGCGCAATCGATTCGGTAAACGGTTCAATCAATGCCGTTGTCCGCAGGCTGGACCCTCCAGTGATGGGCGACAGCGAGGGCGCTTTTGCTGGCGTGCCATTTTTGGTCAAGGACCAGGTTCTGGCGGTAGGCGGCGTGCCGCAAATGATGGGCACCCGCATGCTGGCCAAGGGCGAGTTCATTCCTCCGGCAGACAGTGAACTGTTCACGCGCTTTCGCAAGGCGGGCCTCAACACCATCGGGATCACAGCAACGCCCGAGTTCGGCTTCAACGCCACCACCGAGTCGGTTCTTCACGGGCCCACCCGCAACCCCTACAACCTCGATCGCTCTTCTGGCGGCTCTTCAGGGGGTTCAGCGGCCGCTGTAGCGGCTGGCATTGTGCCCGTGGCGCATGCCAACGATGCCGCAGGTTCCATACGGATTCCAGCGGCCTCTTGCGGCCTGATCGGATTGAAACCATCTCGGGGCCGAACGCCTCTTGGCCCTTACCACGGGATGCCAGTGCTCGGTATGGCCTGCGAATTCGCCGTGACCCGAACGGTACGCGATTGCGCGGCATTGCTCGATGCTGTCGCAGGCCCCGACATCGGCGCGACCCAAGGCATCGCCTTGCCAACCCAGTCCTACGTGCGCGCGATTGCTTCCGACACCCGGCCACTGAAAGTAGCGTTGGTGCGGCAGTGGCCCAAGGCGCCGGCGGTGGAGCGGCAAATCGACGAGGCGCTGCAGCGCACCGCCCGCTTGTTGGAGGCCCAGGGGCATGTGATTGAGGAAACGGCGCCTGTCTATGACGTTGATGCTTTCATGCGCGCGAATTTTTCGGCGTGGATGTCTTTCCTTGCGGTGGGGGTCAATGGGTTGAAAGCCGCTATGGGCCGTGAACCTGGGCCAGATGTGCTTGAGGCAGTGACGCTGGCCTGCGCGCAGGCGGGCAACGCATTGACGGCGATGGACATCGAGGATGTGTTTGCCGTGATGAACACCATGTCCCGAAGTCTCGGCGTATTTCTCACGCGCTACGACATCATCTTGATGCCCGCCTTGAAACGCACGCCACTGCCCCTTGGGTACCTGGATCAAAACGATGCGAGTCTCGACGCTCATGGCTGGTACGACCGGCTCTTCGATGCGATTCCTTTCACGGCGCAGTTCAACATGACCGGACTGCCAGCGCTAACCTTGCCAGCAGGCATGCATGACGAGATGCCCGTCCCCATTCAAATGGTGGCGGGAATGGGGCGTGAAGATGTTTTGCTTCAGGTCGCTCGTGACCTTGAACGATTGCAGCCTTGGCGAGCATTCAGGCCCAAAGTGTTCGCTCAATAAAAGTGGATTCTTCAAACCTGCTCAACTCAAGCCTTTGACGTTCCCGGGAAACCTCAAACAAAGTTAAAACACCGGGGGTCAGATGTTGGTATCCGTTCTCGGTCTTCGCACTGGCATTTTTGAATGTGGCGAACCCTGAGGAAATCAATATGCGCTACCCATAAGGTTCCTGTGCGGACGCTAGGACAGGTGTAGACTTCTGGAAGGTGGGCTTCACCCGCTTCGCTAAACAGTTTTCAACTTCCAGTTCAAAGATACTCATAGTCCATGGATGCCTTGAGATCGATAGCACCTGTTGGGCCTTGGGGGCGTCGTCGTTCGAGACAAAGCGCAGTAGCGACATTTCCCCAAAGTCGGCCGTATCTAAAACTGGACATAGGGCCTCAGAGGCTGCGTATCCCTCCGATGGCGGCTTGGGTACAAAGAGCGAGAAGTCATGGCGCTCCCGCAACCAGCAGCAACCGCTGCTTATGGAAAGCTCTCCATAATGCAGAGAGTCTTTAGCCTGGCGGCTGCGGCGCGCAGACGCTGATCAACCCCGCGACGCCTGTTCCGCAGCCGGTAGGCTAAAGATCCCGTTGAACTAAACCGCCGTCCAGGTGGTGGTGCGCTATGGGGATTGAATCAGCACCGACTTGTCCAAGCGCGAGGCGCAGGTGCGCAAGGCTGAGGAAATTGCAGCGCTGGGTTGAGCTGGCACCGAAGAACGGGGGGCTGCGGCGTGTGCATTGGCGCTGCCACGAGGGCGTGGCGAGAGGCTCTCGCCATTGATGGGCGTGAGCATGCAAAGGGACACCTATCGCTTCGCGACACGGATCTGGAAGCGCATGGGGTGAAGGCCGGGCTTGTGTTCATGAGGGGATGGGCGGCGGACCGCGCGGCAAGGTTCCCGGCAGAAAGGATTCGATTCGCACCATCTGGCCACGACCGCAATGCTGGCAGTCGCGCAGAGACACGCCAGTCAGGCGCTGATAGCGGTCCCGATAGTCCAGCGGTGCATCGGGCAACTCCACGACCGGTGCGGGTGCCGCCAGCAGCTGGCGACAGTGGTCGAGCTTGGTCTCGCGATAGCGGTTGGCCAGGAGCCCATAGTGGCGGATGCGCTGGAATCCAGGGGGCAGGACATGCAGCAGGAAGCGGCGGACGAACTCCTGGGCATCCAGGCGCATGACCTTGTGGCGCGATTCGTGGCGGTAGTCCTTCCACGCAAAGGCCACCTCGCCATCGGCGAAGTCGACCAGGCGGTTGTTGGAGATCGCCACGCGATGGGTGTAGCGCCCGAGGTAGTTCAGGACCTGCTCGGGCCCGCCGAAAGGTGGCTTGGCGTAGACCACCCACTCGGCCTGGGTTGCGGGCGCCAGGTAGCTGGCGAAGGCATCGCAATCCTGTAGCGCAGCCAGGCCGTTGAAGAAGCGCAGTTCCCCGTTGTCGAAGGCGCTGCGCAACTGTGTCAGGAACAGGCGGCGAAACAGCCGCGACAGCACCCGCACCGGCAGGAAGAAGCCCGCTCGGCAGGCGATCCAGCGCTTGCCGTCCGGGGCCACCCCACCGCCGGGCACGACGCAGTGCAGATGCGGGTGATGCAGCAAGTTCTGGCCCCAGGTATGCAGGATGGTGATGAAGCCGATCTCGGCTCCGAGATGTTTGGGGTCGGCGGCGATGGTGCGCAGCGTCTCAGAGGTGGCGTGAAACAGGATGTCGTACACCACGGCCTTGTTCTGGTACGCGATGGCGGCAATCTCCTGCGGTACGGTGAAGACGATGTGAAAGTACTCGACCGGCAGCAGTTCGGCCTGCCGGTCCTGCAGCCACTGGGCGCGCACCAGCGACTGGCACTTCGGACAGTGCCTGTTGCGGCAACTGTTGAAAGCGATGCGCTGGTGCCCGCAGGCGTCGCACTGCTCGACGTGACCACCCAGCGCGGACGTGCGGCAGCGCTCGATGGCGCTAATCGGGGTCTCCTCGTTTTCAGTGCAATAAGTGACGGTACGAAAAGCTAGCACTGGCGCGGAGGTGGTGTTGGTAGATCGTTGATTTCATTGACTTTCCTGTTCACTTTCAAATCTGCGATTCGTGGCGTCAAACCGTGGTCGGTTTCATCCATTGGTGCCAGTTATCGATGCATTTGGCCGCGAAGGCAGGATTTGGTCAGCATAGCGGTCAACCGGGAAGCGAAACACACCCCGCAAGTTGATGCTCTCCAGCCTGGTGGGCGCAATCTTCCCGATCAGTTCCGGTGGAATGACCTGGCGGCGGTTCGACCAGCGATCCAGGACCGCCTGCATCTGTGAGGTATTCCACGCCATCACGATGTTGGCCATCAGGCTCAACGCATCGGCCACAGCCTGCATTTCATCGACACGTTTGGCCTGCGCCGGGCTGATCCGGCCGGTATAAATGGCGCGCTTGAGGGCGTTAACAGCCTCGCCCCGATTGAGCACCCGGCGCAACTCGTTCCTGAAAGCGTCCTTGACAAAGTAGTCAGCCAAAAACGCCGTACGCAGCAACCGCCC
This window of the Variovorax sp. PBL-H6 genome carries:
- a CDS encoding amidase — its product is MDLKDYSAHDATGLADLVRAGEVSGAELTDCANRAIDSVNGSINAVVRRLDPPVMGDSEGAFAGVPFLVKDQVLAVGGVPQMMGTRMLAKGEFIPPADSELFTRFRKAGLNTIGITATPEFGFNATTESVLHGPTRNPYNLDRSSGGSSGGSAAAVAAGIVPVAHANDAAGSIRIPAASCGLIGLKPSRGRTPLGPYHGMPVLGMACEFAVTRTVRDCAALLDAVAGPDIGATQGIALPTQSYVRAIASDTRPLKVALVRQWPKAPAVERQIDEALQRTARLLEAQGHVIEETAPVYDVDAFMRANFSAWMSFLAVGVNGLKAAMGREPGPDVLEAVTLACAQAGNALTAMDIEDVFAVMNTMSRSLGVFLTRYDIILMPALKRTPLPLGYLDQNDASLDAHGWYDRLFDAIPFTAQFNMTGLPALTLPAGMHDEMPVPIQMVAGMGREDVLLQVARDLERLQPWRAFRPKVFAQ
- a CDS encoding helix-turn-helix transcriptional regulator; its protein translation is MTCSIRTFSTYLNDVDRLLEEMPPLSALDGCVRRLAKVLGFDSAWYGFLGWETSSAGNGVPSNSSNTGPVMHGTAALNLPGDFYQTWQAMSHEDLLLDQIRKAPRRVATYLRSQAVQTDGMMAMVDRYGIGSIATATQIRTDHQGSLFLACLRHGGSSVRRWHNGERDFLYASVEVLDRQIRQRADVTAATSGEGVELLVSAAGHCVFGGAGLLALGMDAEGPVRDKLQAAIRTALTRTGRLVADDLGLVITAKPAKVDDGAGLRRVHVRPLSPVSRLSPREAEVAALLTQGLSHKHVARHLGISPATVRNQTSQIYDKLGVHNRATLASVLASASPDRSSPP